ttcatttataccctgacgtatgtatttatgtttcacctctaccccgagacactaaattaacctcttttcatttgaaaaaaaaattaaaatagttcttcatttttaacctaagctaattagagtttaattaaaaatgaatttttctctaaatgaaggactattttaaacttttttctaaatgaaaagaggttaatttagtgcctcggggtagaggtgaaacataaacacatacgtcggggtataaatgaatttttttctaggtcagggtataaacgaaaaaaaagttcaaggtgggtggtttttaaataattaagctcTTATATTTTTGGGACAAAACAATGTTATTTTTGATCAGTTTATTCAAAAACCGGATTCTACCGGTTTGAATGGAAAACCGGATTTTACCGGTTTAACCCGTTTTTAACCGATTTTTAGTATATAGGAGTTTTAAGATATAACCGGACCGGACCGAGTGCCGGTTCCCGATTAATCCGGTCCGACCgtccggtccggtccggttttcaaaacattgcTCAATTGACCCCGAATAATCTAGTAAAAAGTAAAATCTACAAATATGTGAATTAATAGATTGATTCCAGATTACAATTTTTAAACTTATcgatttgaataaattttaaaaattaaacatatcaaCAGTTATTGATCCAggtaaatcaaaatattaataaaaaatgtttattaaaatcTCAGATTTACATTTGAAGTTGGTAACAAATTGTAGCAAATTCTCATTAACTGAATTAGAAGTCTCAGCTAGCTTTTATACTAAGCTGATTACAAGAAGAAAAGATTACTTCTACACTAAGCAATCTACTCTAATTCTGTTACAATTAACTAAGTAATAAACTCATGAAAAAGGCGTGACTATCCAGCTAATATCCAGCTCAGCAATCTAAGTGACTCTTCTCAGAATCCAATCAGAGGATAGCAAGATAGTTGACAGCAGAAAATACTTATGCtgataaatatcaaaaataataaaattttaaaccgaaattaaagaaatttttatgtaaaaataattaataataaatataaattggtGTTTCGGAAGGCAAAACGATTGCATTTGATTCAAAAGCAACATACAACACGAACAAAGCTCATACGTACCGATTTTTAGCTCATTTTTAATGAAATCTGGCCCAAAAAATGTCTAAATCGCATGCTTTGAATTTGAGCAAAATTATAAAACTGGCACTATCCAGATTTTAGATCAAATTCATCAGGAATTCCAATTCTGCAAACATACCTGCATCAAATGATGGAATTTTAAATCATTTATGACATGTCTATGGTCAGACCACACCCTGTACTCTCCTTTCTTTGTCTTAATAATGTCACATCCCTTGTACCTCTCCCTTATATTTCCAACTACCCCACTcataataataatgaaattcCACATGGTGAATTAATCTAAAATGTGTTTGTACTGTAACTAACGTACgtaatattgaaaaaattaatctaaaatgtCTAGTGGAAGTTGATATATATGATGAGATGGATGAATAATTGTACATACcaaaaaccaaaagaaaaaatgGAGATTGAGAGAATTTCAGAAAGCTTCATCAAACCCTCTTCACCAACACCTATTCAACTCAAAACCTATAATATTTGTCTAATAGATCAATTTCTCATGTACGGTGTCGACATTCCATTGCTTTTCTTTTACTCCATTAATGAAGATTCCATTTCCGAAAGCTCTCATTTGCTCAAACAATCTTTATCCGAGACCCTAACGCATTATTACCCGCTTGCCGGAAGGATTAAAGACCATCTTTCTGTCGATTGTAACGACGAAGGCGTATATTACGCAGAGGCTCGAGCTAATATTCGTCTTTCTGAATATTTTAGCAGATCTGATTTCATTGTACTAATGGATAGCTTCATGCCGAGAGAGGTAAGTTGTCGCGAATCATCCCCCGGATCGTTTGTCGTTACGATTCAGGTAACTACCTTTGCTTGTGGTAGCATTGCTATCGGTTTGTTTTGCTCTCACATGGTCATGGATGCAGCTTCATTGACTTCATTCATAAAAGCTTGGGCTGCTTCAACCTTATCCAACCCTAACCCAAATACTAAAGAAGCTATCACAGATACTCCCAATTTTGACGGCGCCGCTATTTTTCCCCATTATGATGCGTTTCCGAGAGAAGCAACCATGTCGTCTTTCGACGGACCTTTTCTGAAACCGGGGAAGCTTGCTTCAAGGTCATTTGTGTTTGACGAGTCGAGTCTTTCTTTACTTAAGGCGCAAGCAATCAATTCAAGAGTTGAAAACCCTACACGGATTGAAGCAGTTACTTCATTTCTTTTCGAATGCATCTCGGAAATTCTAACAGAAAAATCAGGTATTAGTAAGCCATTTGCATTTACATATCTTGTGAGTTGGAAACGAAAAGTTATACCGCGGCTACCGGAAAATTTATTCGGAAATTTTATTTGGATGGCGTCTGGTTTATCTCCTCCTGAGGAAACTAAACTGAGTAGCTTAGTATGCAAAGTGAGGGAAGCGATTTGGAAAATCAACTCCGATTTTGTGAAGGATAACATACAGAGCGACGGAGCATTCTCGAAGCTGGCCAAGACGATTAAAGAAACACGGAAAGAATTTACGAGCTCGGAGTTTCCGAACGGAGTGAATTTTGTTATGGTTAGTAGTTTATGCAACTTGGGACTATACGAAGTTGATTTCGGATGGGGAAAGCCTGTATGGGTGACTTGCGTGGATGTGCCGATAGATGATTCAAGTAATGTGCTGTTGAATTCAATGGTGATTATGGATTCAAGAATTGGGAAAGGAATTGAAGCATGGGTTTTCATGGATGAACAAGAATTGAGATTACTGGAGAAATATGAAAAGCTGATTGCACTTGCTTCTGTTAATCCAAGTCCTCTAAAAATCAGACCTGCTAGTTTATGAGATCATCCATGACCTACAACTCGGCAGAAGACATGATAATCCGCTTTTGTTTCAGTGTTAATGGTTGGAGTTTCCTAAATGAATATTTGCTATATTGTCTTGCAATGTCCTCTTTAGTTTTTGGCTTGTAATGTCATAATGATTTGTTACTATTTTCATATTgataattatcatattattattttcaatttaattatttataacaaaattatgagcttaatcattaaaagtaaaatatcaCTTCTTTCCGACTTTATCCTTTAAAAGACGTCAATTTTGACCTAATTTCAATAAGTGCATTTTAATTTTAGCCAACCATTCCTATTaaccaataaaaaaaagtcaaatcttttcaatttgtttcatttatgactaaatctaaaaaaaaaaatcaatcgctacatatttattaaaattagactaTAGTTGACGAAATCAAAAAAGTTTgttcataaatttaaataatttaatcgaaaaagtttgtgattttaaatattaacttaaatattaaatataataaataatcaaatctattaatatataaacatataaaattatttataaattgataatttaatggTTCAGTttgtttattaatatttttaatttaaaaaaaataactgaaCCGAATAGAAACGTAAATTGAAATCCCAACTTGTTCGATGTGGTAATTGCACCTGCGTCTCTCTGTTAACTCACACAATTGCATACCATGAAAAGTGAAAACATAATCTTTGGCTAGTCGAACCTGAGAGCAGGAGAGCACACCGTTGAAACCTCAGAAAAGGAGACTACAAACAACAGCTTCGACACAAAGAAAAGTGATTCCTGGAACTTTTAAGGCTTACATATATTCAGGTACGAGTTGTATAAATAAATCTGCATCGAATAGCACATCAGAGGGCAACCGAACCGTAGAACACAACTTCAGCCGGTCCAGTCATATATACATGATTATCTTCCTCTCTCCACTCAATTTGTAATGGTCCCCCAGGCAGATCAACTGTGCAATTCTGTTTCATGATCATCCACAagtattagataaaaaaaatacaggcGAACTCTAAATAAGTTGATCAAGCAAACTGTACAAAAATATGCAGTTCCATTCAACGGAAACCTCGAGGAATACAAAAGAAGTTTACAGACTTGCTAAATTATCATTTAATTgggaataaattattttaattgccTAACTGTAAACTGTTTCCTAAATTCTTCAAAAATGAATTACCCAAAAAAAGGAACAAAATTAACTTGAAAAAGTTTATATATTCAGCACAGATATTTATTCGGAACTAGACGTTGCTCATCCTTATCAGAGTCCGATCATATTTTACAGACTTGTTACAACTTACCCTCCCAGCACGACCCTCAAGAACAGCAGCGACAACTGTTGCACATGCTCCAGTTCCACAGGCCAAAGTTGCTCCTGAAGCATAAAATAACTGATTAGCTCGCCACACAATTTCTTGGAAAGGATCAGGACATGCAACAAAATCTTGTCCAGCTAACCATTAGCTATGAAATATcttcaagaaaataaaattttcatatatGAAAACGAACCTGCTCCGCGCTCCCACACTCGCATTTTGAGATGTGAGTGGGAGTGAACTTGCACAAATTCTGCATGATAAAATCCAAAAGGAAAGATTAACCATAAATCTAATAATAAATGATTGTAAAAGTGGACAACGGCAGAGCACAGTCAACAGCAAAGAACCAAAGTTGTTTAAGATGGATATTCGCAATAAAATTTTACTGTTTCATACACTTCGTTGTTGCATATCCAATACAGGTCTTCTTAGCCAAAAATTCTGTTTATAAAAATTGCAGAAGAATACTTGTACAGTTTTGCCAGATAATgcctaaaaaaaaatatttgcaaatgACTGCTCGTAGCACCAGGCACAAGCTTGAAATAATACAAGgcgttaaaaaaaatcataagatCTGACAAGCATATCTTATGAATTAGAGCATAACCATTAACAAGTGAAGATGAACGTAGGTATGCATGTTTGTATGAGCATGCATAGGCCACAATGACAATGTATTATGCAACCTCTGGCTAAAAATGTTGAATGTTATTGAAATTGAAGCATATTAGATGATGCTTATTTTTTTCTGGACCATCACCAATACCTAtccataatttttgtaattttctttatgGAAAATAAGTTAATACGGAGTACTTTTTATGAAAATTGTCACTGCAGGATCTAGATACAATAATAATGAACTAATTACTGACATCATTTTATGGACTCCAAACTAAAAGAAAATGCAGAAATTTCAAGCAGTCGTCACGTCTACACTTACATCAggataaatatataaggaaatttttgaatattttgcaCCATAAAACTTTTTAACGCATAAAAATACAAGAGAGAATGGCAAGTTGTTCAAGTTGCATGACATTGATCACATAAAAGATGAAACTAACCTGTGTTTGTTCGTGCTGGGAACACCGCATGATGCTCAAACTTGGGGCCAATTTCAGCCAAGTTTAGTTCATCAACCTGCAAATCCTGTTCAAAATATAGACATGATGAAAAGTAAGAACATGAAAAACAAAGTGACAGCTCAGCAAACAATAAAGTGTCTTGCAAATGACCAGCTTAAATTTTTCAAGTCGTCTTGCTTTAATTTGCCCTTTGGAGCCCAAGCCATCAGGTTCAGTAAAACCATAATGAAAAGCCATACACATGAAGGTATTTCATTTTACTCAGCAGTAAACTATTCTCTAAGAAATGGTGTGCGTTCTCTAAGCTAACGCTTTTCGGATTGGTGCGCGTAAATCGTAGTCTTTAAATATTCAGAACAACAAACTAATAATTACAGCTAGAACTTGTTGGATACTAAGCCTTATACAATAAGATCAATTACTTCCAACATAAATACTAGTCCCATCAAATGTGAAACAAAAGATTGCGAAAACACTCACCTGATTATCTTTGCTTCCAAAAGTTATACAATGAGGATTTCCCATACTAACACAAGTCAGATTCCAAGCTACACCATCAACATTCAGTTCCGCTTTAACAACAGCATCACCTTGATTCGCCGCCAACGTCGTAGGCACATCCGACGCTTTAAGTATAGGCTCACCCATATCAACCTTAACCTTCTTATCCTCCTGAATTTCAGGAACAATCAAACCAGCACCAGTATGCACAGTAAAACTCTGTTTCCCTTCCAAATTCTCCAACTCCGCGACGAACCTAGCAAAACACCGAACGCCATTACCGCACATCTCCGGTTCACTACCGTCCGAGTTAAATATCCTCATGGTATAATCAGTGCCGTTTGTCCCTGGCATTACAAATATCACTCCATCTGCACCAATTCCAAAGTTCCTATGGCAAAGCCTCGCCGCCTGTTCCGGCGTAACCCTAGGTTCCATTGAATCCCTATTATCAACCTAATCAAAAACAATATTTCAAAAGTTAATAATTATTACtgaaaaaataatcaaaaacgattatattc
This region of Mercurialis annua linkage group LG1-X, ddMerAnnu1.2, whole genome shotgun sequence genomic DNA includes:
- the LOC126662541 gene encoding diaminopimelate epimerase, chloroplastic, whose translation is MAIAAAAAISNTLTPSTRNSLSSIAGFRSVSSLKLCSLKPNYRLLLSVSAAAVSMRTEISEKVSTASFLDKRESGVLHFVKYQGLGNDFILVDNRDSMEPRVTPEQAARLCHRNFGIGADGVIFVMPGTNGTDYTMRIFNSDGSEPEMCGNGVRCFARFVAELENLEGKQSFTVHTGAGLIVPEIQEDKKVKVDMGEPILKASDVPTTLAANQGDAVVKAELNVDGVAWNLTCVSMGNPHCITFGSKDNQDLQVDELNLAEIGPKFEHHAVFPARTNTEFVQVHSHSHLKMRVWERGAGATLACGTGACATVVAAVLEGRAGRNCTVDLPGGPLQIEWREEDNHVYMTGPAEVVFYGSVAL
- the LOC126666073 gene encoding stemmadenine O-acetyltransferase-like, with translation MNNCTYQKPKEKMEIERISESFIKPSSPTPIQLKTYNICLIDQFLMYGVDIPLLFFYSINEDSISESSHLLKQSLSETLTHYYPLAGRIKDHLSVDCNDEGVYYAEARANIRLSEYFSRSDFIVLMDSFMPREVSCRESSPGSFVVTIQVTTFACGSIAIGLFCSHMVMDAASLTSFIKAWAASTLSNPNPNTKEAITDTPNFDGAAIFPHYDAFPREATMSSFDGPFLKPGKLASRSFVFDESSLSLLKAQAINSRVENPTRIEAVTSFLFECISEILTEKSGISKPFAFTYLVSWKRKVIPRLPENLFGNFIWMASGLSPPEETKLSSLVCKVREAIWKINSDFVKDNIQSDGAFSKLAKTIKETRKEFTSSEFPNGVNFVMVSSLCNLGLYEVDFGWGKPVWVTCVDVPIDDSSNVLLNSMVIMDSRIGKGIEAWVFMDEQELRLLEKYEKLIALASVNPSPLKIRPASL